GGAGCCCGCCGCCGATGACCTTGCCGAACGCGATGAGATCGGGGACCACGTGTTCGCCGGCGGCATCCAGGACGCCGGCGTAGCCCGACCGCGAGGAGCGGAAGCCGGTGAGGACCTCATCGCTGATGAGAAGTGCGCCGTTCCGGTGCGCGATGTCTGACAGGAACGCGGTAAAGCCCGGCGCCGGCGGCACGACACCCATGTTCGCGCCGGCGGCCTCGGTGATGATCGCGGCGATCTTGCCCTCGTGGGCGCGGAACAGCTCCTCCACAGCGGCGCGGTCGTTGTACCCGATGACGAGCGTCTGCGCGGCGATCGGCGCGGGGACACCGGCCGATCCGGGCAGCGCGAGCGTCGCGAGACCCGAGCCGGCCTGAGCCAGCAGGCCGTCGGAGTGGCCGTGGTAGTGCCCGGCGAACTTCACGAGCAGGTCGCGCCCGGTGGCCGCGCGCGCGAGGCGGATCGCGGTCATCGTCGCCTCCGTGCCGGTGGAGACGAGACGGATCTTCTCGGCAGCCGGAACGCGCGAGCGGATCTCCTCGGCGAGCTCCGTTTCGGCCGCCGTCGGCGCGCCGAACGAGAGCCCGCGGCGGGCGGCCTCGACGACCGCCTCGATCACGGCGGGGTGCGCGTGCCCGAGGAGGGCGGGCCCCCAGCTGGCGACGAGGTCGACGTAGTCGCGGCCGTCGGCATCGGTCACATACGCGCCCTGCGCGGACACCATGAACCGCGGCGTCCCGCCGACCGACCCGTAGGCCCGGACGGGCGAGTCGACGCCGCCGGGGATCACTCCGCGGGCGCGGTCGAACAACTCCTGGTTACGGCTCATGCGAGTTCCCTTCCGGCGCGCAGCCAGTGCGCGACCTCGATGGCCCAGTAGGTGAGGATGACGTCGGCCCCGGCCCGGCGGATGCCGACGAGGCTCTCGCCGATGGCCCGCTCGCGGTCGATGAGGCCGGCCGCGGCGGCGTGCTCGATCATCGCGTACTCCCCCGACACCTGATATGCCCACACCGGCACGTTCGAGCGGTCCGAGACGCGGGCGAGCACGTCGAGGTAGGGCATGGCGGGCTTCACCATGACGACGTCGGCGCCCTCGGCGATGTCGACGAGGGCCTCTTCGACTCCCTCGCGTGCGTTCGCCGGGTCCATCTGGTAGGTCCGGCGGTCGCCCTGCAGGGTCGACTCGACGGCGTCGCGGAAGGGGCCGTAGAAGGCGGAGGCGTATTTGGCCGAGTAGGCGAGGATCGCGACGTGCGCGAAGCCGGCGGCATCCAGCCCTGCGCGGACCGCGGCGACCTGGCCGTCCATCATTCCGGACAGTCCCAGCACGTCCGCGCCGGCGCGCGCCTGGGCGACACCCATCTCGGCGTACACCTCGAGCGTCGCGTCGTTGTCGACCGAGCCGTCGGCGGCGAGCAGGCCGCAGTGGCCGTGATCGGTGAACTCGTCGAGGCAGAGGTCCGCCTGCACCGTGAGGCGTCCTGCAGCGGCGCGAGCGGCGACCGCGATCGCACGGTTGAGGATGCCGTCGGGATCGGTCGCGCCGCTGCCGACCGCGTCGCGGACCGCGGGCACGCCGAAGAGCATGATCCCGCCGATGCCCGCCGCGGCCGCCTCGTCGACGACGTCGGCGATCGCGTCGAGCGGATGCTGCGACACCCCCGGCATGCTCGCGATCGGCTGCGAGGAGGTGATGCCCTCCTTCACGAACACCGGCAGCACGAGCTGCGAGGGGACGAGGTGATGCTCGGCGGCCAGGCGGCGGAGTGCGGGCGTGCCGCGCAAGCGGCGAAGGCGACGTGTGGGGAACGAGGTCATGAGTGCTTCTCCAAGGGAACGCGGGCGTCGAGCTCGGCGATCAGCGCGTCGATGCTCTGGGTCTGGGCGGTGTGGCCGACGGCGAAACCGAGGACCGCGGCATCGCGCGTCGTCCCCGGTCCGATCGAGGCGACGAGGGTGGATGCCGGGAGCTGTCCCACCTGGCGGCGGAGCTCGCGCCCCACGCTCAACGAGGTGAGGAGCACGACGTCGATGTCCCCCGAC
This DNA window, taken from Microbacterium sp. MM2322, encodes the following:
- the hemL gene encoding glutamate-1-semialdehyde 2,1-aminomutase; this encodes MSRNQELFDRARGVIPGGVDSPVRAYGSVGGTPRFMVSAQGAYVTDADGRDYVDLVASWGPALLGHAHPAVIEAVVEAARRGLSFGAPTAAETELAEEIRSRVPAAEKIRLVSTGTEATMTAIRLARAATGRDLLVKFAGHYHGHSDGLLAQAGSGLATLALPGSAGVPAPIAAQTLVIGYNDRAAVEELFRAHEGKIAAIITEAAGANMGVVPPAPGFTAFLSDIAHRNGALLISDEVLTGFRSSRSGYAGVLDAAGEHVVPDLIAFGKVIGGGLPVAAVAGRAEIMDLLAPTGPVYQAGTLSGNPVAVAAGLATLTHADDAVYRTLDSVAHTVADAASAALTEAGVPHVVQWAGTLFSIFFGESVVGGVPDYATATSQDADAYGRFFHAMLEAGVSLPPSAFEAWFVTAAHDDAAIARIVDALPAAAEAARGS
- the hemB gene encoding porphobilinogen synthase — translated: MTSFPTRRLRRLRGTPALRRLAAEHHLVPSQLVLPVFVKEGITSSQPIASMPGVSQHPLDAIADVVDEAAAAGIGGIMLFGVPAVRDAVGSGATDPDGILNRAIAVAARAAAGRLTVQADLCLDEFTDHGHCGLLAADGSVDNDATLEVYAEMGVAQARAGADVLGLSGMMDGQVAAVRAGLDAAGFAHVAILAYSAKYASAFYGPFRDAVESTLQGDRRTYQMDPANAREGVEEALVDIAEGADVVMVKPAMPYLDVLARVSDRSNVPVWAYQVSGEYAMIEHAAAAGLIDRERAIGESLVGIRRAGADVILTYWAIEVAHWLRAGRELA